In one window of Leptospira sp. GIMC2001 DNA:
- a CDS encoding response regulator produces METVQILLIEDNEGDILLTTEAFEEAKIANQITVIRNGKEAIDYLFKKGKFENAISPDLILLDVNLPLKSGHEILDEIKKDERTRQIPVIMLTTSSSKKDIDLAYQKSANCYITKPVEVDKFMEAVGSIENYWFQLVKLPTNPT; encoded by the coding sequence ATGGAAACAGTTCAAATACTTCTAATTGAAGATAATGAAGGCGATATTTTATTGACAACTGAAGCATTTGAAGAGGCCAAAATAGCCAACCAAATAACTGTTATACGAAATGGGAAAGAGGCAATTGATTATCTTTTCAAAAAAGGAAAATTTGAAAATGCGATTAGTCCAGATTTAATTCTACTAGATGTAAACTTACCTCTAAAAAGTGGACATGAAATACTCGATGAGATAAAAAAAGATGAAAGAACAAGGCAGATTCCTGTAATCATGCTAACCACTTCTTCATCCAAAAAGGATATCGATCTCGCATACCAAAAATCTGCAAATTGCTACATAACCAAACCAGTCGAAGTTGATAAATTTATGGAAGCCGTTGGATCAATCGAGAATTATTGGTTTCAATTAGTGAAATTGCCAACGAATCCAACCTAG
- a CDS encoding PAS domain-containing protein, which yields MPKLQVGFILIQPDHLDMKIDPILNTIFDESLDFVCFVDLKGKFIWCNGSFCELMGIERSDILTMSFASTISIEDGLANKEDLFSSIDQLSGTKFSCSHESRRKTQIVLEWKSVWIQDHQFFVLISKNNIEINTIKKLDILERKTIEESMNPNLGLAELISIYTTGLENIFPDLLTSVLTVRDNKIWNLTSHSLPDEYLQAINGQEIGEYTGSCGTAAFTRKRVIVDDISIDSRWKKYKEFALKNKLAACWSQPIFNRQGDVIATFANYYRVQKSPSQLELDIFEKSSSLIGLLIENFKKRNELYVSNERFDYINRATRDAIYEWDIQNDHLKWGESFEKLFGYSPSDYPLSLSRWYNLVHPLDYDLVQLSLQNFLNDPYVNRWTEQYRLRKADGIYSYVEENGYVIRDENNKAKTMYGVLRDITSTKNIELHKKLLTKITEIFTIKESLKDVLNFALDELISMGDFQLAEVWLVKSNNNSILLKSKSFKNKSFEEFYTGEDSRTSFNYDEGLPGKIWKNKKMEIWDDLQNNEDFLRKKSASNVKLQSALGIPLVANDNVIGVLVIASLQSKTEMLNFTKAFSGLETFLGAEIKRKQLEEELSQFFEYSPEGLVITGPEHHFRKVNPAFANLLGYTQEEMTSIPFTEFIHPDDLIATNSEYSDTLDKNKVTESFVNRYRTKSGQWRWISWSSSKIFGEDRLFYGFGRDITKEKKLQSLLDAATSIARIGAWEYDLITNQMTWSDITKQIHEVPLSFEPNIEDSINFYREDKREEIRKIVEESKITGEPIDFEMPIITAKGNELWIRAMAKMEVHDGKTIRMYGSVQDIHEKKTIEKQLRKKSLFLATISEINSLLLTADGWLEAIYQSINRISEILNSTAIYLFDFNRNLDGTYSLIRRIENNRGDSTLNSSFFNDFPLEQIFQNIDNSLDNKVYVINVNECEDIEIKQTLLDNQILSICIAPLFDGKLISGFISIIECHNEFLWNSEEIEFIGTLASNFSSAIEKNHAKNSLLNKTKLLEINSEVVEFLLEDDDWKKALPECLEKMGVAIDADRSYFFQNFINPSTKELYTSLDFEWTNGKVSVEIDNPDYKAIRLDDHPVFLELALKGKEFMYLTSELEGATRDILLEQNIQSILHIPVMVFGNFFGYIGFDDCYREKRWNDEEISFVKTLASNLSSAIERSFRNNQIKEALDEKNSILERITEAFFAVDNNWVVIYWNNVAEKVLNKKKSDILGKNLWEVFSDAKSLPSYANYNHALRTGETIHFEDYYKPVDRWFGISAYPSPTGLSVYFKDITIKKMADEEIQLANERFENVTQATNDAIWDWDIVKGTLYWGAGFTELFGYSNQTIMLNLNKWTENVHPDDLDPVLKEIMASIENPNIFKTRQEYRFRKSDNSFAYIIDRGILIRDKNGKAVRMVGAMTDISYRKDYELSLKSLNEELEKHTRELEISNRELEQFAYVASHDLQEPLRMVTSFLTQLEKKYKDVLDEKAQTYINFAVDGAFRMRQIILDLLDFSRVGEFYEEKELMDISDIVDEACHFQRRLVEKYSIKIIKNKLPKINNHKTPVLQIFQNLISNAIKYSKKDVISTIEISHKSLGNFWQFSVKDNGIGIEEEYFEKIFIIFQRLHAREEYGGTGMGLSIVKKIVENLGGKIWVESIKDHGSTFHFTIAK from the coding sequence TTGCCTAAGCTACAAGTTGGATTTATACTTATCCAGCCTGATCACTTAGATATGAAAATTGATCCAATTCTAAATACAATCTTTGATGAATCCTTGGACTTCGTGTGCTTCGTCGATTTAAAAGGCAAATTTATTTGGTGCAATGGATCTTTTTGTGAGCTTATGGGAATCGAACGAAGCGATATTCTCACGATGAGTTTTGCTTCAACGATCTCAATAGAAGATGGGTTGGCAAATAAGGAAGATTTGTTCAGTTCGATCGATCAACTCTCAGGCACAAAATTCTCTTGTTCACACGAAAGCAGACGAAAAACCCAGATTGTCCTAGAATGGAAGTCAGTCTGGATTCAGGATCATCAGTTTTTCGTATTAATTTCAAAAAATAATATTGAGATCAATACTATAAAAAAACTAGATATTTTAGAACGAAAAACTATTGAAGAATCCATGAATCCTAATCTGGGTTTAGCGGAATTAATTTCAATTTACACGACTGGACTCGAAAATATTTTTCCTGATTTACTAACATCCGTACTTACCGTACGAGATAATAAAATATGGAATCTAACTTCTCATTCTCTTCCTGACGAATACTTGCAAGCAATTAATGGTCAAGAAATTGGTGAATACACTGGTTCCTGTGGGACAGCGGCATTTACACGTAAAAGAGTGATTGTTGACGATATTAGCATTGATTCAAGATGGAAGAAATATAAAGAATTTGCACTCAAAAATAAATTAGCTGCTTGCTGGTCTCAACCAATTTTCAATAGACAAGGAGATGTAATTGCAACATTTGCAAATTATTACAGAGTTCAAAAATCGCCATCTCAATTAGAGCTGGACATATTCGAGAAGTCATCTTCCTTAATTGGACTTCTCATTGAAAATTTCAAAAAACGAAACGAATTGTACGTAAGCAATGAAAGATTTGATTATATAAATCGTGCGACAAGGGATGCAATTTACGAATGGGATATTCAGAATGATCACCTAAAATGGGGAGAAAGTTTTGAGAAATTATTTGGATATTCACCAAGCGATTATCCGTTGTCTTTAAGCAGGTGGTACAATTTAGTTCACCCTTTGGATTATGATTTAGTTCAATTGTCTCTACAAAATTTTCTAAATGATCCGTATGTGAACCGATGGACTGAGCAATACAGATTAAGAAAAGCAGACGGAATCTACTCATATGTTGAAGAAAACGGCTATGTTATTCGAGATGAGAATAATAAAGCCAAAACAATGTACGGAGTTCTAAGGGATATAACTTCCACAAAAAACATCGAACTTCACAAGAAACTTCTTACTAAAATTACAGAGATCTTTACAATAAAAGAATCTTTAAAAGACGTTCTTAACTTTGCTTTAGATGAACTAATATCAATGGGAGATTTTCAATTAGCGGAAGTTTGGTTAGTTAAATCCAACAACAATAGCATACTTCTTAAATCTAAATCTTTCAAAAACAAATCTTTTGAAGAGTTTTATACGGGAGAAGATTCCCGAACATCTTTTAACTATGATGAAGGTTTGCCTGGCAAAATCTGGAAAAACAAAAAAATGGAAATCTGGGATGATCTCCAAAATAACGAAGATTTTCTTCGCAAAAAAAGTGCATCCAATGTCAAATTGCAATCTGCCCTTGGAATTCCTCTCGTAGCAAATGACAATGTTATAGGAGTTCTTGTTATAGCAAGCCTCCAATCCAAAACAGAAATGTTAAATTTTACCAAAGCATTCTCAGGATTGGAAACTTTTCTCGGAGCTGAAATCAAACGAAAGCAATTGGAAGAAGAACTGAGCCAATTTTTTGAGTACTCTCCAGAAGGACTCGTTATTACCGGACCCGAACATCATTTTCGAAAAGTAAATCCTGCCTTTGCGAATCTTCTAGGATATACCCAAGAAGAAATGACCAGTATTCCTTTCACAGAATTTATACATCCTGATGATCTAATAGCTACAAATTCAGAATATTCGGATACTCTTGATAAGAATAAAGTTACAGAAAGTTTCGTGAACCGCTACCGAACCAAGTCAGGACAATGGCGTTGGATATCTTGGTCATCATCAAAAATATTCGGTGAAGATCGATTATTCTATGGATTTGGAAGAGATATAACTAAAGAAAAAAAATTACAATCACTGTTGGATGCTGCCACATCAATCGCAAGAATCGGAGCATGGGAATACGACTTGATTACAAATCAAATGACTTGGTCCGATATTACAAAACAAATCCATGAGGTTCCACTAAGCTTCGAGCCTAATATTGAAGATTCAATAAACTTTTATAGAGAAGACAAGCGTGAAGAAATTCGAAAGATCGTTGAAGAATCTAAGATTACTGGAGAGCCAATTGATTTCGAGATGCCGATCATCACTGCGAAAGGGAACGAATTATGGATTAGAGCCATGGCTAAAATGGAAGTCCACGATGGGAAAACAATCAGAATGTATGGTAGTGTTCAAGACATTCATGAGAAGAAAACCATTGAAAAACAACTTAGAAAGAAATCCCTGTTTCTTGCAACCATTTCTGAAATAAATTCTTTACTTCTTACTGCGGATGGCTGGCTTGAAGCTATTTATCAATCCATCAATCGAATTTCAGAAATTTTAAATTCCACAGCAATCTATCTATTTGATTTCAATAGAAATTTAGATGGTACCTACTCTTTAATAAGGAGAATCGAAAATAATCGAGGAGATTCCACATTAAATTCTTCTTTTTTCAATGATTTTCCATTGGAACAAATTTTTCAAAACATTGATAACAGCTTAGATAACAAAGTATATGTTATAAATGTTAATGAATGCGAAGATATTGAAATAAAGCAAACTCTACTTGACAATCAAATATTATCCATCTGTATCGCGCCATTATTTGATGGCAAATTAATATCAGGGTTCATAAGTATTATTGAATGTCATAACGAATTCTTATGGAACTCAGAAGAAATTGAATTTATCGGAACATTGGCATCCAATTTTTCTTCTGCAATCGAGAAAAATCATGCCAAAAATTCTCTATTGAATAAAACGAAACTTTTAGAAATCAATTCTGAAGTTGTAGAATTTCTTTTAGAGGATGATGACTGGAAAAAGGCTCTTCCTGAATGTTTAGAAAAAATGGGTGTCGCTATTGATGCTGATCGATCCTATTTTTTCCAAAATTTCATTAATCCCTCAACTAAAGAACTTTATACGAGTCTTGACTTTGAATGGACCAATGGAAAAGTATCTGTCGAAATTGATAATCCCGACTACAAAGCTATCCGACTAGATGACCATCCTGTATTCTTGGAACTTGCGCTAAAAGGCAAAGAATTTATGTACTTGACATCTGAATTGGAAGGCGCGACTAGAGATATATTACTTGAACAGAATATTCAATCCATCTTACATATACCCGTTATGGTATTTGGAAATTTTTTCGGCTATATCGGATTTGATGATTGTTATAGAGAAAAGCGATGGAACGATGAAGAAATATCTTTTGTCAAAACACTCGCAAGTAATTTATCATCCGCTATAGAAAGGTCATTTCGAAACAATCAAATCAAAGAAGCGTTAGATGAGAAAAACTCAATACTCGAACGTATCACAGAAGCATTCTTCGCAGTTGATAATAATTGGGTTGTCATTTATTGGAACAATGTTGCAGAAAAAGTCCTTAATAAAAAAAAGTCTGACATTCTAGGCAAAAATCTTTGGGAAGTATTCAGTGATGCGAAATCTCTTCCTTCTTATGCTAACTACAATCATGCGCTTAGAACTGGTGAGACTATTCATTTTGAAGATTATTATAAACCAGTAGATCGCTGGTTCGGGATTAGCGCCTATCCGTCTCCAACTGGTTTATCTGTTTATTTCAAGGATATAACAATTAAAAAGATGGCTGATGAAGAAATTCAGCTCGCAAATGAAAGATTCGAAAATGTAACCCAAGCAACCAATGATGCAATCTGGGACTGGGATATTGTTAAAGGTACTTTATATTGGGGAGCCGGATTTACGGAATTGTTTGGATATTCCAATCAAACTATTATGCTTAATTTAAATAAATGGACTGAAAATGTTCATCCCGATGATCTCGATCCAGTTTTAAAAGAAATAATGGCAAGCATAGAAAATCCGAATATTTTTAAAACAAGGCAAGAATACAGATTTAGAAAATCTGATAATTCCTTTGCTTATATAATAGATCGAGGAATACTGATTAGAGATAAAAATGGTAAAGCAGTTCGAATGGTTGGTGCTATGACCGATATATCTTATCGCAAAGACTATGAGCTGTCCTTGAAATCACTCAATGAAGAACTAGAAAAACATACAAGGGAATTGGAAATATCAAATAGAGAGTTGGAGCAATTTGCTTATGTAGCATCGCATGACTTGCAAGAACCTCTTCGAATGGTTACAAGTTTTCTTACACAGTTAGAAAAAAAATACAAAGACGTATTGGATGAAAAAGCTCAAACCTATATAAATTTTGCAGTCGATGGAGCATTTCGAATGCGTCAAATTATTCTGGATCTTCTTGATTTTTCTCGTGTTGGAGAATTCTATGAAGAAAAGGAATTAATGGATATATCAGACATTGTAGATGAGGCCTGTCACTTTCAGAGGAGATTGGTTGAGAAATATTCAATTAAGATAATTAAAAATAAATTGCCTAAAATAAATAATCATAAAACTCCTGTTTTACAGATTTTTCAAAATTTGATAAGCAATGCGATAAAATATTCAAAAAAAGATGTGATTTCAACAATCGAAATAAGTCACAAATCTCTTGGAAATTTTTGGCAATTTTCAGTAAAGGACAATGGCATAGGAATTGAAGAAGAGTATTTTGAAAAAATATTTATAATATTTCAAAGACTCCATGCAAGAGAAGAATATGGTGGGACAGGAATGGGGCTTTCAATTGTGAAAAAAATTGTTGAGAACCTGGGTGGCAAGATCTGGGTTGAGTCGATTAAAGATCATGGATCTACTTTTCATTTCACTATAGCTAAATAA
- a CDS encoding FAD-binding oxidoreductase: MTDLNTQKKELTTLIGDNKVFIKNDGNIDSNSWNAFGLDRTKTYQPNYDILVFPETTEEVASIVSYAYANNLAIVPSGGRTGYAGGAVAKNGEIVISLNKMNKVVDFDPFLGSITVQSGMVTKTLHKEAEERGFYYPVDFAATGSSHIGGNIATNAGGVRVVRYGLVRDWVLGLTVVTGTGEILRFNGEVLKNNTGYDLKHLFIGSEGTLGIITDCTLKLTTPPKDIRVILVAVPDFRSILEIFKKTHDSPLPLLAFEFFTEFCLEKVKEHLSVPSPFGDSSPYYVLMEYEMNQAEDEDKLFAILENITNEELILDGSIAQNSRQNETFWKYREGISESLSLHHSVHKNDISLPLRNMEAFITEMETLLNSKYPGFQIALFGHVGDGNLHLNILKPHDMDDAEFYKQCKSVDPDMFTLIQKYHGSISAEHGIGLLKKEFLNYSRSESEIAAMKGIKLIFDPKGIMNPGKLF; encoded by the coding sequence GTATTTATTAAAAATGATGGGAATATAGATTCCAACTCATGGAATGCGTTTGGATTAGACAGAACAAAAACCTATCAGCCAAATTATGATATTCTGGTATTTCCAGAAACGACGGAAGAAGTTGCATCTATTGTAAGTTATGCTTACGCTAACAATCTAGCGATCGTTCCTTCAGGCGGAAGAACCGGTTATGCTGGAGGCGCTGTCGCAAAAAATGGTGAAATTGTTATTTCGCTGAATAAAATGAACAAAGTGGTAGATTTTGATCCGTTCCTTGGATCAATCACAGTTCAATCGGGAATGGTTACCAAAACCTTACACAAGGAAGCAGAAGAAAGAGGATTCTATTATCCCGTCGATTTCGCTGCAACTGGTTCATCCCATATTGGCGGCAATATTGCTACCAATGCTGGTGGCGTTCGAGTTGTTCGGTATGGACTAGTTCGAGACTGGGTTTTAGGTTTAACGGTCGTTACAGGGACAGGTGAAATACTGCGTTTCAATGGTGAAGTTCTAAAAAACAATACAGGCTATGATCTCAAGCATTTATTTATAGGAAGCGAAGGAACTCTTGGGATTATAACAGATTGTACGCTTAAGCTCACTACTCCACCAAAAGATATTCGTGTGATCCTTGTCGCTGTTCCTGATTTTCGTTCCATTTTGGAGATCTTCAAAAAAACCCATGACTCTCCCTTGCCTTTACTCGCCTTTGAATTCTTTACTGAGTTTTGCTTAGAAAAAGTCAAGGAGCACTTGAGTGTTCCATCTCCCTTTGGAGATTCATCACCTTATTATGTTTTGATGGAATATGAGATGAATCAAGCAGAAGATGAGGACAAATTGTTCGCAATTCTCGAGAATATTACAAACGAAGAATTGATTCTTGATGGTAGTATAGCTCAGAATTCAAGACAGAACGAAACATTCTGGAAGTATCGCGAAGGAATCTCGGAGAGTCTATCTCTTCACCATTCAGTTCATAAGAATGATATTTCTCTTCCTCTTCGAAATATGGAAGCATTTATAACTGAAATGGAGACCCTGCTAAATAGCAAGTATCCTGGTTTTCAGATTGCATTATTTGGTCATGTAGGAGATGGCAACCTACATTTGAATATACTAAAACCGCATGATATGGATGATGCTGAGTTTTACAAACAATGTAAGTCAGTAGATCCGGATATGTTTACATTGATTCAGAAATATCATGGTTCAATATCTGCCGAGCATGGAATAGGACTCTTAAAAAAAGAATTCCTCAATTATTCAAGAAGCGAATCAGAAATCGCTGCAATGAAAGGAATCAAATTGATTTTTGATCCAAAAGGAATTATGAATCCAGGGAAACTTTTTTAA
- a CDS encoding GNAT family N-acetyltransferase: MTKKTAPKKKKKTTGEIKEPKPKKPEQHRLELRNTRPSDYNDVRKIMESVYSSAFDGAWTQEEFETQITLFPEGQICIEDNGTVVAAAISMVVDYSKHGDRHTYKSITGGGKIPNHDPNGDTLYGVDVFVHPKKHGLRLGRRLYDARKEVCEKLNLRRIIIGGWMPGYKAYEGEMNPQKYVQLVSQKELHDPVLSFQLGNDFHVRKIVTNYFPDNKGYSSFATVLEWINIYYQDEEKLIGGAKSVIRVGVVQWQMRAVKSFDEMKQQVEFFVDTVSGYNADFVVFPEFFYAPLLTQFNKMNSSSAVRALADFTEQMRNEFVNMAVSYNINIIAGSMFEYQDHILRNVAYLCRRDGTFDSQYKLHPTPDEVSYWGVTGGDSLKVFETDAGRIGILVCYDVEFPELPRILAERGIDMLFVPYYTDTKNGYLRVRHCAQARAVENEIYVVISGSVGNLPNVENMDIQYAQSAVFTPCDFSFPPEGIAAEATPNTEMTLIADLDLDLLKEVRRQGSVRNMRDRRLDLFRLDWLGKPS, translated from the coding sequence ATGACTAAGAAAACTGCACCTAAGAAAAAGAAAAAAACAACCGGCGAAATTAAAGAGCCCAAACCAAAAAAGCCGGAACAACATAGACTCGAACTCAGAAATACTAGACCCAGTGATTACAACGATGTTCGTAAGATTATGGAATCGGTTTATTCTTCGGCTTTTGATGGGGCATGGACTCAGGAAGAATTTGAAACCCAGATCACTTTATTTCCAGAAGGACAGATTTGTATCGAAGACAATGGCACTGTGGTTGCAGCTGCGATTTCCATGGTTGTAGATTATAGCAAACACGGAGACCGACATACGTATAAATCAATCACTGGCGGAGGCAAAATTCCAAATCATGATCCAAATGGGGACACTTTGTACGGTGTGGATGTGTTTGTTCATCCCAAAAAACATGGACTTAGACTGGGCAGAAGACTCTATGATGCAAGAAAAGAAGTCTGTGAGAAACTCAACTTACGAAGAATCATAATCGGCGGTTGGATGCCTGGTTACAAAGCTTATGAGGGTGAGATGAATCCTCAGAAATATGTCCAATTGGTTAGCCAGAAAGAATTACACGATCCTGTTTTGAGCTTTCAATTGGGAAATGATTTCCATGTTCGAAAAATCGTTACAAACTATTTTCCAGATAACAAAGGTTATAGTTCATTTGCAACTGTTCTAGAATGGATAAATATTTACTATCAGGATGAAGAAAAACTTATCGGCGGAGCTAAGTCCGTAATTCGTGTTGGAGTTGTTCAATGGCAAATGCGCGCAGTGAAATCTTTTGATGAAATGAAACAACAAGTAGAGTTTTTCGTCGATACTGTATCGGGATACAACGCCGATTTTGTTGTTTTTCCTGAATTTTTCTATGCTCCCTTACTCACCCAATTCAACAAAATGAATTCTTCTTCTGCTGTTCGTGCTTTGGCGGACTTTACAGAACAAATGAGAAATGAGTTTGTTAACATGGCTGTTTCTTATAATATCAATATAATTGCTGGATCCATGTTTGAATACCAAGATCATATTTTGCGAAATGTTGCTTATCTCTGCCGTCGGGATGGAACATTTGATTCCCAGTATAAATTGCATCCAACTCCCGATGAAGTTTCCTATTGGGGAGTAACTGGCGGAGATAGCCTCAAAGTATTTGAAACAGATGCGGGCAGAATTGGAATATTAGTATGTTATGATGTGGAATTTCCAGAGCTACCCCGAATTCTTGCAGAACGTGGAATCGACATGCTTTTTGTTCCTTACTATACAGACACTAAGAATGGATATTTGAGAGTCCGTCACTGCGCACAAGCCCGAGCTGTAGAGAATGAAATCTATGTTGTTATCTCAGGCTCAGTAGGCAACTTACCGAATGTGGAAAATATGGACATTCAGTACGCCCAATCTGCAGTTTTCACGCCTTGCGATTTTTCCTTTCCACCTGAAGGCATAGCAGCTGAGGCAACACCTAACACAGAAATGACTCTAATCGCAGATTTAGATTTGGATCTTTTGAAAGAAGTACGCCGACAAGGATCAGTTCGAAATATGCGTGATAGAAGATTGGATTTGTTTCGCTTAGATTGGCTTGGCAAACCCAGCTAA
- a CDS encoding DUF455 family protein, translating into MKTYAQYAEWILRSPNLEDKLLPPPEDLFDDRTDKFVDSQIIASAPEREYSIRMSDEKSKIPRLEHLNNPRNIAVSLHHFANHELMATELFAWALLKFPKAGPGTRRGFLKSLIEEQYHFKLYRERMQELGLGFGDKPLNRLFWKQLPRIQTLEKFTAVISMSFEGANLDFTKIYKQAFSFHGDDKSADIMNIVYEDEIKHVKRGLAVFNKTKPESLSDWEYYNSLIEYPFTPRRAKAYHFYPETRKRAGFSDSFIDDLQNYEDIYTGRVSKKSLEKVGI; encoded by the coding sequence ATGAAGACTTATGCGCAGTATGCGGAATGGATATTGCGTTCCCCCAATCTCGAAGATAAATTGCTTCCTCCACCAGAGGATCTATTCGATGACAGAACAGATAAATTCGTAGATTCTCAAATCATCGCATCTGCCCCAGAGCGAGAATATTCAATACGAATGTCGGACGAGAAATCTAAAATACCTCGATTGGAACATTTGAATAATCCTCGTAATATTGCTGTTAGCCTGCATCATTTTGCAAATCATGAATTGATGGCAACTGAATTATTTGCCTGGGCATTATTGAAATTTCCGAAAGCAGGCCCGGGAACACGGAGAGGATTCTTAAAATCATTAATCGAAGAACAGTATCATTTTAAATTGTACCGAGAGAGAATGCAAGAATTAGGATTAGGTTTTGGAGATAAGCCTTTGAATCGATTGTTCTGGAAACAATTGCCCAGGATTCAAACTCTCGAAAAATTCACTGCTGTAATATCAATGTCTTTCGAGGGTGCCAATTTGGATTTTACAAAAATCTATAAGCAAGCCTTTTCATTTCACGGCGATGATAAATCTGCGGACATAATGAACATAGTATATGAAGATGAAATTAAGCATGTCAAAAGGGGACTTGCAGTATTCAATAAAACTAAGCCTGAATCTTTGAGTGATTGGGAATACTACAATTCTCTCATAGAATATCCTTTCACTCCAAGGCGAGCTAAAGCATATCATTTTTATCCAGAGACTCGTAAGCGTGCAGGATTTTCGGATTCCTTTATTGATGATCTTCAGAACTACGAAGATATTTATACTGGACGAGTGAGCAAAAAATCATTGGAAAAAGTCGGGATTTAA
- a CDS encoding ATP-binding protein, with protein sequence MSQNHKSFIIRINPKILGIFVFSFFSILSIFITERIYEIEKKREFLQVEHEAILFKKQLESSLNHSITATKVISFFAKKFISSEEFAKISKELLAQNPFIDAIQLVEGSTIIHTYPLTGNEITIGYDIRNEDIHINEAMKAKSRQELYFEGPFELIQGGIGIVGRFPIYRNEKFWGFSAVVLRAKTFLSAFGIDPKGKNSNFVYELTKRGEDGSDIGKFFNHDPNYNKGIFHKEEVSLGDWNLYVKARSPKHLVRSLPYGVLGVILSVVLGILSYRMSNEPQRLQSLVDQKTAELNLLNESLKQKARDLEITNSEMEQFAYIASHDLQEPLRMVTSFLTQLEKKYSESLDEKAKLYIYYAVDGAKRMRQIILDLLDFSRVGKFDEEKEAIDLRRIIDQVSFILRKSIEEKSAEINIISIPESIFCHKTPIEQIFQNLLSNALKYSATERTPVIEISCTELEDFWEFSIKDNGIGIDEDAFDRIFIIFQRLHAKDEYGGTGMGLSIVKKIVENLGGRIWVKSNKGEGSTFYFTIRK encoded by the coding sequence ATGTCTCAAAACCACAAATCATTTATTATTAGAATCAATCCAAAGATACTAGGGATATTTGTTTTTTCTTTTTTTTCAATTCTATCAATTTTTATTACAGAACGTATCTATGAAATTGAAAAAAAAAGAGAATTTTTACAAGTTGAGCATGAAGCAATTCTTTTCAAAAAACAACTAGAGTCTTCGCTCAATCATAGCATAACAGCAACGAAAGTAATTTCATTCTTTGCGAAAAAATTTATTTCCTCTGAAGAATTTGCAAAAATCAGTAAGGAACTTTTAGCACAGAATCCATTTATTGATGCCATTCAGCTAGTTGAAGGTTCAACAATTATTCATACTTACCCATTGACGGGCAATGAAATCACGATTGGTTATGATATAAGAAATGAAGATATTCATATAAATGAAGCTATGAAAGCTAAGAGCCGACAAGAATTGTATTTCGAAGGTCCATTTGAATTGATTCAAGGTGGGATTGGTATAGTTGGTCGCTTTCCAATTTATAGAAATGAAAAGTTTTGGGGCTTTTCTGCAGTTGTACTTAGGGCTAAAACTTTTCTAAGTGCTTTTGGCATAGATCCGAAAGGTAAAAACAGCAATTTTGTATATGAGCTCACTAAACGAGGAGAGGATGGTTCCGATATTGGAAAGTTTTTTAACCATGATCCTAATTACAATAAAGGAATTTTTCATAAAGAAGAAGTGAGTCTTGGAGATTGGAATCTTTATGTCAAAGCAAGATCTCCAAAACATTTAGTCCGCAGTCTACCTTATGGTGTTCTTGGAGTCATCTTATCTGTTGTATTGGGAATACTTAGTTACAGAATGTCCAATGAGCCTCAACGATTGCAGAGTCTGGTTGATCAAAAAACTGCAGAATTAAATTTACTAAATGAATCACTAAAACAAAAAGCCCGAGATCTTGAAATAACTAATAGCGAGATGGAACAGTTCGCATACATAGCGTCACATGATTTGCAAGAACCATTAAGGATGGTTACAAGCTTTCTTACACAATTAGAAAAAAAATATTCCGAATCCTTAGACGAGAAAGCAAAACTCTATATCTACTATGCAGTAGATGGAGCTAAGAGAATGAGGCAGATCATTCTCGATTTGCTAGACTTTTCTAGAGTCGGAAAGTTTGACGAAGAAAAAGAAGCAATTGATTTACGGAGAATAATAGACCAAGTCAGTTTTATTCTTCGAAAATCGATCGAAGAAAAATCGGCTGAGATAAATATTATTTCGATTCCTGAATCTATATTTTGTCATAAAACACCAATTGAACAGATATTTCAAAATCTGTTAAGCAATGCATTAAAATACAGTGCAACCGAAAGAACTCCTGTCATAGAAATCTCTTGCACGGAACTAGAAGATTTCTGGGAATTTTCAATCAAAGACAATGGAATTGGAATAGACGAAGATGCCTTCGATAGAATATTTATAATATTTCAAAGATTGCATGCTAAAGATGAATATGGTGGGACAGGAATGGGGCTCTCAATTGTGAAGAAGATTGTTGAGAACTTAGGCGGAAGAATTTGGGTTAAATCAAACAAGGGTGAAGGTTCAACATTCTATTTCACGATTCGGAAATAG